In Musa acuminata AAA Group cultivar baxijiao chromosome BXJ2-10, Cavendish_Baxijiao_AAA, whole genome shotgun sequence, a genomic segment contains:
- the LOC135624843 gene encoding early nodulin-like protein 3: MASTAIVLVGVVLGLVSSGWAYEFHVGGSHGWVEHHHEKYNSWAERNRFQVNDTLLFKYNPGKDSVLVVTETAYKSCNVTSPIQSYTDGNTIFKFNHSGPFYFISGAAGHCNRGQRLIVVVLAIRHHKSHRLPPPAVAPTPSTHGSPPPSSSASGSAVSRVYLGVMVAMALGRALLI; encoded by the exons ATGGCGTCGACAGCTATTGTTTTGGTGGGAGTTGTGCTGGGTTTGGTTTCCTCAGGCTGGGCTTACGAGTTCCACGTCGGTGGAAGCCATGGATGGGTGGAACACCATCACGAGAAATACAACAGCTGGGCCGAGAGGAATCGGTTCCAAGTCAATGACACGCTCC TGTTCAAGTACAATCCAGGGAAAGACTCTGTTTTGGTGGTGACGGAGACTGCCTACAAGTCATGCAACGTGACCAGCCCCATCCAAAGCTACACCGATGGCAACACCATCTTCAAGTTTAACCACTCCGGCCCCTTCTACTTCATCAGCGGCGCCGCCGGCCACTGCAATCGTGGCCAGAGGCTCATCGTGGTCGTGTTGGCTATCAGACACCACAAGTCCCATCGGCTACCCCCACCGGCGGTGGCGCCGACCCCGTCGACACATGGAAGTCCACCGCCATCCTCCTCTGCATCGGGTTCGGCCGTTTCGAGAGTGTACCTCGGAGTAATGGTGGCCATGGCGCTGGGACGTGCGCTTCTAATTTGA
- the LOC135624842 gene encoding trifunctional UDP-glucose 4,6-dehydratase/UDP-4-keto-6-deoxy-D-glucose 3,5-epimerase/UDP-4-keto-L-rhamnose-reductase RHM1-like yields the protein MASYTPKNILITGAAGFIASHVANRLVRNYPDYKVVVLDKLDYCSNLKNLHPSLCSPNFKFVKGDIASADLVHFLLLTESIDTIMHFAAQTHVDNSFGNSFEFTKNNIYGTHVLLEACKVTGQIRRFIHVSTDEVYGETDEDAVVGNHEASQLLPTNPYSATKAGAEMLVMAYGRSYGLPVITTRGNNVYGPNQFPEKLIPKFILLAMRGLQLPIHGDGSNVRSYLYCEDVAEAFEVVLHRGEVGHVYNIGTKKERRVIDVAKDICGLFDLDPNSVIKCVDNRPFNDQRYFLDDQKLKNLGWSERTTWEEGLRKTMEWYTSNPGWWGDVSGALVPHPRMLMMPGIERHFDASEATKDMASHFTNNLSQTRMVVPAPRNAAASQKPPLKFLIYGRTGWIGGLLGKICTKQGIPFEYGKGRLEERSQLISDIQSVKPTHVFNAAGVTGRPNVDWCESHKMETIRTNVVGTLTLADVCREHGLLMMNYATGCIFEYDDAHPEGSGIGFKEEDKPNFTGSYYSKTKAMVEELLREYDNVCTLRVRMPISSDLNNPRNFITKISRYNKVVNIPNSMTILDELLPISIEMAKRNCRGIWNFTNPGVVSHNEILEMYKKYIDPSFKWANFTLEEQAKVIVAPRSNNEMDASKLKKEFPELCSIKESLIKYVFEPNRKVPLGGETKRN from the exons ATGGCGAGCTACACCCCCAAGAACATCCTTATCACTGGGGCGGCGGGCTTCATCGCGTCCCACGTCGCCAATCGCCTGGTCCGTAACTACCCTGACTACAAGGTGGTGGTGCTCGACAAGCTTGACTACTGCTCTAACCTCAAGAACCTCCACCCCTCCCTCTGCTCCCCCAACTTCAAGTTCGTCAAGGGCGACATCGCGAGCGCCGACCTCGTGCACTTCCTCCTCCTCACCGAATCCATCGACACTATCATGCACTTCGCCGCCCAGACCCACGTCGACAACTCCTTCGGCAACTCCTTCGAGTTCACTAAGAACAACATCTACGGCACCCACGTCCTTCTTGAGGCCTGCAAGGTCACCGGCCAGATCCGCCGATTCATCCACGTCAGCACCGATGAGGTATACGGAGAGACCGATGAAGATGCCGTCGTCGGCAATCACGAGGCGTCGCAGTTGCTGCCGACTAACCCCTACTCCGCCACCAAAGCCGGGGCCGAGATGCTCGTCATGGCCTACGGCCGCTCCTACGGCCTGCCCGTCATCACGACGCGGGGGAACAACGTCTATGGGCCCAATCAGTTCCCCGAGAAGCTCATTCCCAAGTTCATCCTCCTCGCCATGCGGGGGCTGCAGCTCCCCATCCACGGAGATGGATCCAACGTCAGGAGCTATCTCTACTGCGAGGATGTTGCGGAGGCCTTCGAGGTTGTGCTTCATCGAGGCGAAGTCGGCCATGTCTACAACATTGGGACGAAGAAAGAAAGGAGGGTGATTGATGTGGCCAAGGATATCTGCGGGCTCTTCGATCTGGATcccaactctgtcatcaagtgtgtGGACAACAGGCCCTTCAATGACCAGAGGTACTTCCTGGATGATCAAAAGCTGAAGAACCTCGGGTGGTCGGAGCGGACAACTTGGGAGGAGGGACTGAGGAAGACGATGGAGTGGTACACTAGCAATCCTGGTTGGTGGGGCGATGTCTCCGGTGCGTTAGTTCCTCATCCACGGATGCTGATGATGCCTGGAATCGAGAGGCACTTTGATGCGTCTGAAGCCACAAAGGACATGGCTTCTCATTTCACCAACAATTTGAGTCAGACAAGAATGGTGGTTCCTGCTCCAAGAAATGCTGCTGCTTCCCAAAAGCCTCCTCTCAAGTTCTTGATCTATGGTAGGACTGGGTGGATTGGTGGTCTCCTTGGGAAGATATGCACAAAACAGGGCATACCTTTTGAGTATGGAAAGGGTCGTCTGGAGGAGCGCTCACAACTCATATCGGATATCCAGTCAGTGAAGCCAACGCATGTTTTTAATGCTGCCGGTGTGACTGGCAGGCCTAATGTCGATTGGTGCGAGTCTCACAAGATGGAGACAATTCGCACCAACGTTGTGGGTACTCTTACTTTGGCAGATGTCTGCAGGGAGCATGGGTTGTTGATGATGAACTATGCTACTGGGTGTATATTTGAGTACGATGATGCACATCCAGAAGGCTCAGGCATTGGTTTCAAGGAGGAAGACAAGCCAAATTTTACTGGCTCATACTACTCGAAGACAAAGGCGATG GTTGAAGAACTTCTGAGGGAATATGATAATGTATGCACTCTGAGGGTTCGAATGCCAATATCCTCTGACCTGAACAACCCACGGAACTTCATCACGAAGATCAGTCGTTATAATAAAGTGGTAAACATTCCCAACAGCATGACTATCTTAgatgagcttctgccaatatctatTGAGATGGCAAAAAGGAACTGCAGGGGAATATGGAATTTCACAAATCCTGGGGTCGTTAGTCACAACGAGATATTGGAGATGTACAAGAAATATATTGATCCCAGCTTTAAGTGGGCTAATTTTACGCTTGAAGAGCAGGCTAAGGTCATTGTTGCTCCTCGCAGCAACAATGAGATGGATGCTTCAAAGTTGAAGAAAGAGTTTCCTGAGTTGTGTTCTATAAAGGAATCACTTATCAAGTATGTCTTTGAACCAAATAGGAAGGTCCCGCTTGGTggagaaaccaagcgaaactag